A stretch of the Haloarcula ordinaria genome encodes the following:
- a CDS encoding CPBP family intramembrane glutamic endopeptidase: MYVSILAAMLVFGVVARPIVETLAPDLSVIGIRVVLNWVFVALVVGLVSWLGWWRKVRLTAPIASGGRRYLLVLAALLVVPLGVTLALTPAPFAVPEFTILDGQTLSTAGVVVLVVVGFALGAAVSEELLYRGVVLRSFESRGRIPAALAASVLFGASHLSLLAVGVPLSEVLLVSVLSAVSGIGLAAVAFRLGTLWPLVGWHFLQNSFPAFLTPEAMAVFVPVNVAVVLGVAILGTWLLWTDRNVRVADDEMQADTPTQPTGNRI, translated from the coding sequence TTGTACGTCAGTATTCTTGCGGCGATGCTGGTGTTCGGCGTGGTCGCTCGCCCTATAGTCGAGACACTCGCCCCAGACCTCTCGGTCATCGGTATCCGGGTCGTCCTCAACTGGGTGTTCGTCGCGCTCGTCGTCGGCCTGGTTTCCTGGCTGGGCTGGTGGCGGAAGGTCCGGCTGACCGCACCGATAGCATCGGGCGGCCGCCGGTATCTGCTCGTGCTGGCCGCACTGTTGGTCGTCCCGCTGGGAGTAACCCTCGCGCTCACCCCGGCGCCATTCGCGGTCCCAGAGTTTACGATCCTCGATGGACAGACCCTCTCGACGGCCGGCGTCGTCGTGCTCGTCGTCGTCGGGTTCGCCCTCGGGGCGGCCGTCTCGGAGGAACTCCTGTACCGTGGTGTCGTCCTCCGGAGTTTCGAGTCGCGGGGGCGGATTCCCGCGGCGCTCGCGGCCAGTGTCCTCTTCGGCGCCTCCCACCTCTCGCTGCTCGCAGTTGGCGTGCCTCTGAGTGAAGTGTTACTCGTCAGCGTGTTGAGTGCCGTCTCTGGTATCGGGCTCGCGGCGGTCGCGTTCAGACTGGGGACGCTGTGGCCCCTGGTCGGGTGGCACTTCCTCCAGAACTCCTTTCCGGCGTTCCTCACCCCCGAGGCGATGGCGGTGTTCGTTCCCGTCAATGTCGCCGTCGTCCTCGGGGTCGCCATCCTCGGGACGTGGCTCCTCTGGACGGATCGCAACGTCAGAGTCGCTGACGATGAGATGCAGGCCGATACACCCACTCAGCCCACTGGGAACAGGATATAG
- a CDS encoding type II CAAX prenyl endopeptidase Rce1 family protein, with protein MIGGSDLLSLGVFFALLSIAVGSVILGAIYERTQNLVVVIVIHSLFNAISVS; from the coding sequence TTGATCGGCGGATCGGATCTACTCTCGCTGGGCGTCTTCTTCGCCCTTCTGAGCATCGCCGTCGGGTCGGTCATCCTCGGTGCGATCTACGAGCGTACCCAAAACCTCGTCGTGGTCATCGTGATCCACAGCCTGTTCAACGCAATCAGCGTCAGCTAG